One region of Permianibacter fluminis genomic DNA includes:
- a CDS encoding DMT family transporter, whose amino-acid sequence MKPRDLIELLVLAAIWGSSFLFMRVAAPEFGPVPLIFIRVGIAMVFLLAILSWQGGLASLRGKTGHFALVGAINSAIPFSLFAFATLSLTAGFTAVLNASVPLFGALVAYFWLADKLSLPRIVGLIVGFLGVLVLVWGKISFKDNGSGWAVVAALVASLSYGISANYTKRFLTGVSPLAIATGSQIAATILLLPLAALYWPDSMPSAKSWFSVLALGIACTGIAYILFFRLIAHVGPLKAVAVTYLLPVFGMLWGTLFLSESVTSNMILGCLVILLGVALAAGILKLPTRAKPIAPAVQS is encoded by the coding sequence ATGAAACCACGTGATTTGATCGAGCTGCTGGTGCTGGCAGCGATATGGGGTTCGTCGTTCCTGTTCATGCGCGTTGCCGCGCCTGAATTTGGTCCGGTGCCGTTGATTTTCATTCGGGTTGGCATTGCGATGGTGTTTTTGCTGGCCATCCTGAGTTGGCAGGGCGGCTTGGCCAGCTTGCGCGGCAAAACGGGACATTTTGCTCTCGTTGGCGCCATCAACTCGGCGATTCCGTTTTCGCTGTTCGCGTTTGCCACGCTGTCGCTGACGGCCGGCTTCACCGCTGTGCTCAATGCCAGTGTGCCGCTGTTTGGTGCTTTGGTTGCCTACTTCTGGCTGGCCGACAAACTGTCATTGCCGCGCATTGTCGGGTTGATCGTCGGCTTTCTCGGTGTGCTGGTTTTGGTCTGGGGCAAGATTTCGTTCAAGGACAATGGCAGTGGCTGGGCCGTGGTCGCCGCGCTGGTGGCCTCGCTGTCGTATGGCATCTCGGCCAATTACACCAAGCGCTTCCTGACTGGCGTCAGTCCGCTGGCCATTGCTACCGGTAGCCAGATTGCCGCGACGATTCTGTTGTTGCCGCTGGCTGCGCTGTATTGGCCGGACAGCATGCCGTCGGCGAAAAGCTGGTTCAGCGTGCTGGCGCTCGGCATCGCCTGCACCGGCATCGCTTACATTCTGTTCTTCCGTTTGATTGCCCATGTCGGGCCGCTGAAAGCCGTCGCGGTGACGTATTTGCTGCCGGTGTTCGGCATGCTGTGGGGCACGCTGTTCCTGTCGGAATCGGTCACCAGCAACATGATCCTCGGCTGTCTGGTGATCTTGTTGGGAGTTGCGTTGGCCGCCGGCATTCTGAAACTGCCGACCCGCGCCAAACCGATCGCACCGGCGGTGCAGAGTTAA
- the kefF gene encoding glutathione-regulated potassium-efflux system oxidoreductase KefF: MICVIYAHPYPARSRTGRALLDAVGDLPSVHIRSLYQLYPDFDIDVDTEQQALVQAQLIVWMHPLYWYSTPALLTLWFEKVLARDWAYGDDGNALRGKDVLWVTTTGAPAESYQREAEHGHPFATFVPPLSQTARFCGMRWHPPIVVHQGHRCAEHTLQQQAQQFRARLQSYPHWPEPDHAG; this comes from the coding sequence ATGATCTGCGTTATCTATGCCCATCCGTATCCGGCCCGCTCGCGCACCGGTCGCGCCCTGCTCGATGCCGTGGGCGATTTGCCCAGCGTGCACATCCGCTCGCTGTACCAGCTCTATCCGGATTTTGATATCGATGTCGACACCGAGCAGCAAGCGCTGGTGCAGGCGCAGCTGATCGTTTGGATGCATCCTTTGTATTGGTACAGCACGCCGGCGTTGCTGACACTGTGGTTTGAAAAAGTGTTGGCCCGCGACTGGGCCTACGGTGACGATGGCAACGCCCTGCGCGGCAAGGATGTGCTGTGGGTCACCACCACCGGCGCGCCGGCCGAGTCGTATCAGCGCGAAGCTGAGCACGGTCATCCCTTCGCCACGTTTGTGCCGCCGTTATCACAAACCGCGCGCTTCTGTGGTATGCGCTGGCATCCACCGATCGTCGTGCATCAGGGGCATCGCTGCGCCGAACACACTCTGCAGCAACAAGCCCAGCAATTCCGCGCACGCTTGCAAAGCTATCCGCACTGGCCGGAGCCTGACCATGCTGGTTGA
- a CDS encoding type 1 glutamine amidotransferase domain-containing protein, with translation MKPVHLLLVVTSASRMSTGKATGLWLEEFAVPYLQFRQSAVRLTVASPAGGAAPIDPASAAELDAHPEWQPAVAALAHTDVLSNVHASQFDAVFIPGGHGCMFDLATSSAMSRLLREFFQQKKMIAAVCHGPAALVNARDDNELPLVHGKRLTAFTNAEERAVALDTSMPFLLESQLRECGARFVAAENFQAHVVRDGWLITGQNPASSAVTATLLLQALAVH, from the coding sequence ATGAAACCGGTTCATCTCTTGTTGGTGGTCACCAGTGCCAGTCGCATGAGCACGGGTAAAGCCACCGGTCTGTGGCTGGAAGAATTTGCCGTGCCGTATCTGCAGTTCCGCCAGTCAGCGGTGCGGCTGACAGTGGCGAGCCCGGCTGGCGGCGCGGCGCCGATCGATCCCGCCAGCGCAGCCGAGCTGGATGCCCACCCGGAGTGGCAACCGGCTGTCGCCGCGTTGGCGCACACCGACGTACTCAGCAACGTGCATGCCAGTCAGTTCGATGCCGTGTTCATTCCCGGTGGCCATGGCTGCATGTTTGATCTGGCGACCAGCAGCGCCATGAGCCGATTGCTGCGGGAATTTTTTCAGCAGAAAAAAATGATTGCAGCGGTTTGTCACGGCCCGGCTGCGCTGGTCAATGCCCGCGATGACAACGAGCTGCCGCTGGTGCATGGCAAACGCTTGACTGCCTTCACCAATGCCGAAGAGCGCGCCGTCGCGCTCGATACCTCAATGCCCTTCCTGCTGGAATCGCAACTGCGCGAATGCGGTGCCCGTTTTGTTGCCGCGGAAAATTTTCAGGCCCATGTCGTGCGCGATGGCTGGCTCATCACCGGTCAGAATCCCGCCTCCAGCGCCGTCACCGCCACCTTGCTGCTGCAGGCGCTGGCAGTGCACTGA
- a CDS encoding response regulator, protein MASPSSQRLDFKTQQLLITLVALLFGIVCSVLISSSIIRNRESALTSDLQILAGRIDGETINGRIFGAIETLARTNLPIKASALGNNGLDAPETLQALRELSELVNSDNAFVMDRTGLITAFYLRSGEYGAGRNFGQRPYFQLAMQGKTNLYPAISALTQDRGIFVAAPIREQNQIVGVLVGKIDFTGIDNLLQSQRLPLALLSPENVVFASNQPDWKYAVLGDTAAVERVKADARYSHYYDSTTALQLLPEGKRAARVNNQHYQLLGTSLQWRDNAGDWRLVAFAEPNLGWSLSHRLLSGVLPLLLIALAGSWWLSRQIQLGIRQRYEDRLRTLSRAVEQSPQAMFVTDSDGKLLYVNPQFRQMLGYTAEQLPGIAIADFLRSPKLADKMLLVAAKREPWRGELELQHCSGKRFWAELSLATLHDDAGEVHQTIGLFNDISTRKAMEAELRHYIDAADANRRRLAEMTDALPVAVFQYVNGSNGVQFRFVSRQSEQVLGVAMHDLLVEPDSIWPVIDGDDVATLEAMFNSSETSAECEFRVHRRGEVRWIRMLAKANSKTDEQVWNGYWLDITEERQRDQALADQLAFQQALINTIPNPIFVKDSDSRFVLFNLAYEQAFGVERQHLIGKRVLDLDFLPEADRQAFQAEDERVIRETRTINRELSLSFADGKNHHTLYWVSGFRKADGSPGGLVGVIVDISAQKHAEQAAQAVRQQLVDMTNALPLTVFQFRASADGEVGYTFIADSIEQVLGVSAESVHRDRAERWRHVVPDDRAELEQLVEKAIRTGGNTELHFRVRIHDQLHWIHSKSVGRRLPDGSTVWNGFWMDETLAHQQGEALQHAKDIAEEATNAKSLFLANMSHEIRTPMNAIIGLSHLLLKTALQKRQREYVGKIQSSGQLLLGVINDVLDFSKIESGKFEIEQVEFELERVLDTVANLIAEKAAGKGLEFIFDVDPRLPHTLIGDPLRLGQILINYTSNAVKFTERGDVTIIIRLQREDANQLLLYCAVRDSGIGLDAEQKAKLFQSFQQADSSTTRKYGGTGLGLAISRKLAELMGGEVGVDSEPGRGSTFWFTASVGKGKQEAPVLVPQPDLRGLRALVVDDHSTARHVLTELLKSMTFRSDEAESGQDALQRIQAADATGAPFDLVFLDWKMPGMDGITTARRLRHLPLSKPPAVVMVTSYGREEVFRDAAHAGIADVLVKPVHASLLFDTTMRALAPERSISMTVTDSDDSAEPRAHDGVSNAQLARLAGRRVLLVEDNELNQDVACGLLAEVAMQVDIAADGEQALAALAKQTYDLVLMDMQMPVMDGITATQALRRQPQFATLPVIAMTANALASDRERCLAAGMNDHVAKPIDPDELFRAMLRWLPDAGTTNDTGVSAPANGGNTNNKTGKTIAISLPVVAGLNTRQGLRRTLNKPQSYLRLLEKFVERQADSADRLAETLSQRDYRTAERLAHTDKALAGNIGAEALAALAAELEQMAREQVPAAIWQPVLQHYGSALQALLEPLRQQLQPATARDAANATASVGAASDGERGVEPPAAPPDRHAVTELQHQLAGGDSEATDSFTHLRASLQGWLGDDATRAIDRAIQDYDFDSAAATLATALAKRPL, encoded by the coding sequence TTGGCTTCCCCCTCCTCACAACGGCTCGATTTCAAAACCCAGCAACTGCTGATCACGCTGGTCGCCTTGCTGTTTGGCATCGTTTGCTCGGTGTTGATCAGCAGCAGCATCATCCGCAATCGCGAAAGCGCGCTGACCTCCGACTTGCAAATTCTGGCCGGTCGCATCGATGGCGAAACCATCAACGGTCGCATTTTCGGCGCCATCGAAACGCTGGCGCGCACCAATCTGCCGATCAAAGCCAGCGCGCTCGGCAACAACGGTCTTGATGCGCCAGAAACCCTGCAGGCACTGCGCGAGCTGTCGGAGCTGGTCAACAGCGACAATGCCTTTGTGATGGATCGCACGGGCCTCATCACGGCGTTTTATCTGCGCAGTGGCGAATACGGCGCCGGCCGCAATTTTGGCCAGCGGCCGTATTTTCAATTGGCCATGCAGGGCAAAACCAATCTGTATCCGGCCATCAGCGCGTTGACCCAGGATCGCGGCATTTTTGTCGCCGCACCCATTCGCGAGCAAAATCAGATCGTTGGAGTGCTGGTCGGCAAAATCGACTTCACCGGCATCGACAACTTGCTGCAATCGCAGCGGCTGCCGCTGGCGCTGCTGTCGCCGGAAAACGTGGTGTTTGCCAGCAATCAACCGGACTGGAAGTATGCCGTGCTCGGTGACACCGCTGCGGTCGAGCGAGTGAAGGCCGATGCCCGTTACAGCCATTACTACGACAGCACGACGGCGCTGCAGCTGCTGCCGGAAGGCAAGCGCGCAGCGCGCGTCAACAACCAGCACTATCAGCTGCTCGGCACCTCACTGCAGTGGCGCGACAATGCCGGCGACTGGCGACTGGTCGCGTTTGCCGAACCGAATCTGGGCTGGAGTCTGAGCCACCGTCTGCTGAGTGGCGTGTTGCCGCTGCTGTTGATCGCGCTGGCCGGTTCCTGGTGGCTGAGCCGGCAAATCCAGCTCGGCATACGCCAACGTTACGAAGATCGGCTGCGCACCTTGTCGCGCGCCGTTGAACAAAGCCCGCAAGCGATGTTTGTCACCGACAGTGACGGCAAGCTGCTCTACGTCAATCCGCAATTCCGACAAATGTTGGGCTATACCGCCGAGCAATTGCCGGGCATTGCCATCGCCGACTTTCTGCGCAGCCCGAAATTGGCCGACAAAATGCTGCTGGTCGCCGCCAAGCGCGAGCCCTGGCGCGGTGAACTGGAGCTGCAGCACTGTTCCGGCAAACGGTTCTGGGCCGAACTGTCGCTGGCGACGCTGCACGATGACGCGGGCGAGGTGCACCAGACCATCGGCCTGTTCAATGACATCAGCACCCGCAAAGCGATGGAAGCCGAGCTGCGCCATTACATCGATGCTGCTGACGCCAACCGGCGCCGGCTGGCCGAAATGACCGACGCGCTGCCGGTCGCAGTATTCCAGTATGTCAACGGCAGCAACGGCGTGCAGTTTCGTTTTGTCAGCCGGCAAAGCGAGCAGGTGCTCGGCGTCGCCATGCACGATCTGCTGGTCGAGCCGGACAGCATCTGGCCGGTCATCGATGGCGACGATGTTGCAACGCTGGAAGCGATGTTCAACAGCAGCGAGACCAGCGCCGAATGCGAATTCCGTGTACACCGGCGCGGCGAGGTTCGCTGGATACGCATGCTGGCCAAGGCCAACAGCAAAACCGACGAACAGGTGTGGAACGGCTATTGGCTCGACATCACCGAAGAACGCCAGCGAGATCAAGCGCTGGCCGATCAACTGGCGTTCCAACAGGCATTGATCAACACCATCCCGAATCCGATTTTCGTCAAAGACAGCGACAGTCGCTTTGTCCTGTTCAATCTGGCGTATGAGCAAGCTTTTGGTGTCGAACGTCAACACCTGATCGGCAAGCGAGTGCTGGATCTGGACTTTCTGCCCGAAGCCGACCGGCAGGCCTTTCAGGCTGAAGATGAACGGGTGATCCGGGAGACGCGGACCATCAATCGCGAGCTGAGCCTGAGCTTCGCCGATGGCAAAAATCATCACACGCTGTACTGGGTCAGCGGCTTTCGCAAAGCCGACGGCAGCCCCGGCGGTCTGGTCGGGGTCATTGTCGATATCTCGGCGCAGAAACACGCCGAGCAAGCGGCGCAGGCTGTGCGCCAGCAACTGGTCGACATGACCAACGCACTGCCGCTGACCGTGTTCCAGTTCCGCGCCAGCGCCGACGGCGAGGTCGGCTACACCTTCATTGCCGACAGCATCGAGCAAGTGCTCGGCGTCAGCGCAGAAAGTGTGCATCGGGATCGGGCTGAACGCTGGCGTCATGTCGTTCCGGACGATCGCGCCGAGCTGGAGCAACTGGTCGAGAAAGCCATCCGCACCGGCGGCAACACCGAATTGCATTTCCGGGTCCGCATTCATGATCAGCTGCACTGGATCCACAGCAAGTCGGTCGGCCGTCGACTACCCGATGGCAGTACCGTCTGGAACGGTTTCTGGATGGATGAAACGCTGGCCCATCAGCAAGGCGAAGCGCTGCAGCACGCCAAGGACATCGCCGAAGAGGCAACCAATGCCAAATCGCTGTTCCTCGCCAACATGAGCCATGAAATCCGCACGCCGATGAACGCCATCATCGGCCTGTCGCATCTGCTGCTGAAAACCGCGCTGCAAAAACGCCAGCGCGAATACGTCGGGAAAATCCAGAGCTCGGGCCAGTTGCTGCTTGGCGTCATCAATGATGTGCTGGATTTTTCCAAGATCGAATCCGGCAAGTTCGAAATCGAGCAGGTCGAGTTCGAGCTGGAGCGGGTGCTGGATACGGTCGCCAACCTGATCGCCGAGAAAGCTGCCGGCAAAGGCCTGGAGTTTATTTTCGATGTCGACCCACGGTTGCCGCACACGCTGATCGGCGATCCGTTACGGCTCGGCCAGATTTTGATCAACTACACCAGCAACGCGGTCAAATTTACCGAGCGCGGCGACGTCACCATCATCATCCGGCTGCAGCGCGAAGATGCCAACCAACTGCTGCTGTACTGCGCGGTGCGCGACAGCGGCATTGGTCTCGACGCGGAGCAGAAAGCCAAGCTGTTTCAATCGTTCCAGCAAGCCGACAGTTCAACCACCCGCAAATACGGCGGCACCGGTCTGGGCCTTGCGATTTCGCGCAAACTGGCCGAGCTGATGGGCGGCGAAGTCGGCGTCGACAGCGAGCCCGGTCGCGGCAGCACGTTCTGGTTCACCGCCTCGGTCGGCAAAGGTAAACAGGAAGCACCGGTGCTGGTACCGCAACCGGATCTGCGCGGCTTGCGCGCACTGGTGGTGGATGATCACAGCACTGCCCGGCATGTTCTGACCGAGCTGTTGAAGAGCATGACCTTTCGCAGTGACGAAGCCGAGAGCGGTCAGGACGCGCTGCAACGCATTCAGGCCGCCGATGCCACCGGCGCGCCGTTTGATCTGGTGTTTCTCGACTGGAAAATGCCCGGCATGGATGGCATCACCACGGCGCGCCGGCTGCGCCATCTGCCACTGAGCAAACCACCGGCCGTGGTCATGGTGACCTCGTATGGCCGCGAAGAAGTATTCCGCGACGCCGCCCATGCCGGCATTGCCGATGTGCTGGTCAAGCCGGTGCATGCATCGCTGCTGTTCGATACCACCATGCGCGCGCTGGCACCAGAGCGGTCGATCAGCATGACCGTCACCGACAGCGACGACAGTGCCGAGCCGCGTGCTCATGACGGCGTCAGCAATGCGCAACTGGCGCGACTGGCCGGACGCCGCGTGCTGTTGGTGGAAGACAACGAACTGAATCAGGATGTCGCCTGCGGCTTGCTGGCTGAAGTGGCCATGCAGGTTGATATTGCCGCTGATGGCGAGCAGGCCTTGGCGGCGCTGGCCAAGCAAACCTACGATCTTGTGCTTATGGACATGCAGATGCCGGTCATGGATGGCATTACCGCCACCCAGGCGCTGCGTCGGCAGCCGCAATTTGCCACGCTGCCGGTGATTGCGATGACCGCCAATGCGCTGGCCAGTGATCGCGAACGCTGCCTCGCGGCTGGCATGAATGATCACGTCGCCAAGCCGATTGATCCCGATGAACTGTTTCGCGCCATGCTGCGCTGGTTGCCGGATGCCGGCACTACCAACGACACCGGTGTCAGTGCACCAGCAAACGGTGGCAACACAAACAACAAAACCGGCAAAACCATCGCGATCAGTTTGCCGGTAGTCGCCGGCCTGAACACCCGGCAAGGCCTGCGCCGCACCTTGAACAAGCCGCAGAGCTATTTGCGTTTGCTGGAAAAATTTGTCGAACGGCAAGCCGACAGCGCCGACCGACTTGCCGAGACGCTGAGCCAACGCGATTACCGCACCGCCGAGCGACTCGCGCACACCGACAAGGCGCTTGCCGGCAACATCGGCGCCGAAGCGCTGGCGGCGCTGGCAGCCGAACTGGAACAGATGGCCAGAGAACAGGTACCGGCGGCCATCTGGCAGCCGGTACTGCAACACTACGGCAGCGCACTGCAAGCCCTGCTGGAACCGCTGCGTCAACAATTGCAGCCTGCAACGGCCCGTGACGCTGCCAACGCAACGGCGAGTGTTGGAGCCGCAAGCGATGGCGAAAGGGGCGTTGAACCGCCGGCAGCGCCGCCGGATCGCCACGCCGTCACCGAGCTGCAGCATCAGCTGGCCGGTGGCGACAGCGAGGCAACCGACAGTTTTACCCATCTGCGCGCCAGCCTGCAGGGCTGGCTGGGCGATGACGCAACCCGCGCGATCGATCGGGCCATTCAGGACTATGATTTCGACAGCGCAGCGGCGACCTTGGCCACCGCGCTGGCCAAGCGGCCACTCTGA
- a CDS encoding response regulator yields the protein MTTITEQGKPISGNRPVILIVDDTPDNLTLMSGLLREHYRVKVANSGAKALQLVSDQVPDLILLDIMMPDLDGYAVLRQLKAAASSRQVPVIFLTAKSEIEDERLGLELGAVDYITKPISPPIVLARVHTHLQLKAAADFLRDKNAYLEAEVARRTRDVQALQDVTILAMASLAETRDNETGHHIRRTQHYVRVLARHLQKQEKYASMLSDEVIAMLFKSAPLHDIGKVGIPDRILLKPAKLTDEEFAIMKTHTTLGCLAIEHAEQELGMSVEFLRYAKEIAQSHQEKWDGSGYPDSLAGDAIPLSARLMALADVYDALISVRVYKPAMPHEQARQIIIAGRGSHFDPDVVDAFVAEEAQFRQIAAQWADDLAA from the coding sequence ATGACCACCATCACCGAGCAGGGAAAACCGATCAGCGGCAACCGGCCGGTGATCCTGATCGTCGACGACACACCTGACAATCTGACCTTGATGAGCGGTTTGCTGCGCGAACATTACCGGGTCAAAGTGGCCAACAGCGGTGCCAAGGCGCTGCAGCTGGTTTCAGATCAGGTGCCGGATCTGATTCTGCTCGACATCATGATGCCGGATCTTGATGGCTACGCTGTGCTGCGGCAATTGAAAGCCGCTGCCAGCAGCCGGCAGGTGCCGGTCATTTTCCTGACCGCGAAATCGGAAATTGAAGATGAGCGGCTCGGCCTCGAACTCGGCGCAGTCGATTACATCACCAAACCGATCAGCCCACCGATTGTGCTGGCGCGCGTGCACACCCATCTGCAATTGAAAGCGGCCGCTGATTTTCTGCGCGACAAGAATGCCTATCTGGAAGCGGAAGTCGCGCGCCGCACCCGCGACGTGCAAGCGCTGCAGGATGTCACCATTCTGGCAATGGCCTCGCTGGCCGAAACCCGCGACAACGAGACCGGTCATCACATTCGCCGGACCCAGCATTACGTCCGGGTGCTGGCCCGGCATCTGCAGAAACAGGAGAAGTACGCCAGCATGCTCAGCGATGAAGTTATCGCGATGCTGTTCAAGTCGGCGCCGCTGCATGACATCGGCAAGGTCGGCATACCGGACCGCATCCTGCTGAAGCCGGCCAAACTGACCGACGAAGAATTCGCCATCATGAAAACCCATACCACGCTCGGCTGTCTCGCCATTGAACATGCCGAGCAAGAGCTCGGCATGTCGGTCGAGTTTCTGCGCTATGCCAAGGAAATTGCCCAGTCGCATCAGGAAAAATGGGATGGCAGTGGCTACCCAGACAGTCTGGCCGGCGACGCCATTCCGCTGTCGGCGCGGCTGATGGCACTGGCCGATGTTTACGACGCGCTGATTTCGGTGCGCGTATACAAACCGGCGATGCCACACGAGCAGGCCCGGCAGATCATCATTGCCGGACGTGGCAGCCATTTTGATCCGGACGTGGTCGACGCCTTTGTCGCTGAGGAAGCACAGTTCCGGCAAATTGCGGCACAATGGGCCGATGACCTGGCCGCCTGA
- the kefC gene encoding glutathione-regulated potassium-efflux system protein KefC: MLVEVLIYLSVAVICVGLASWSRLGAVLGYLVAGIVVGPWGFAWIQDSTHVLHISELGIVLMLFLIGLELDPKRLWQMRGQVFLGGSGQLLLCALALTAAVWPLLPDWRSALIAGCALALSSTAVAMQAMTERNLLTTPMGRSGFAILLFQDIAAIPLLALVAALAPTTSAPVSSAWLATGKAIAAILIVIVLGSFLIRPLLRLVARTHLRELFTATALLLVLGVAALMAAAGLSMALGAFLAGVLLASSEYRHALETDLEPFKGLLLGLFFVAVGMTMDFALLLSRPIIVAGLLLGLLFIKFLLLWWLAKRLDITAAHRPWFAVLLSQGSEFAFVIFTLAQQQQVLSSNWAGALSLTVALSMASTPLLLMAVARWQRARPSQRAADTIEPPADATVIIAGFGRFGQVIGRLLFASGIKAVVLDHDPDQIQFLRKFGFTVHYGDATRLDLLQAAGADRARLLINAIDDVNDNLALVDKVRAHFPQLAILARARNVSHYYELRQRGVEVLERETFESALRLGRRALEQLGHDAHHARELADRFRRHNLQTLTALQRHLTDEASRLSLAKAARTELEAQFERDRQQLVRAHGEIWTAAVSRAPESESGKAESVVRPTATE; encoded by the coding sequence ATGCTGGTTGAAGTGCTGATCTATCTGAGTGTGGCGGTCATTTGCGTTGGCCTTGCCAGTTGGAGCCGGCTCGGCGCCGTGCTCGGCTATCTGGTGGCCGGCATCGTGGTCGGGCCTTGGGGTTTTGCCTGGATCCAGGACAGCACACATGTGCTGCACATTTCCGAACTCGGCATTGTGCTGATGCTGTTTTTGATCGGCCTTGAGCTGGACCCGAAACGGCTCTGGCAAATGCGCGGACAAGTGTTTCTCGGCGGCAGCGGCCAGTTGTTGCTGTGCGCACTGGCCTTGACGGCCGCGGTCTGGCCGCTGCTGCCGGATTGGCGCAGCGCCTTGATCGCCGGTTGCGCACTGGCGTTGTCATCAACCGCAGTGGCGATGCAGGCGATGACGGAACGCAATCTGCTGACGACACCGATGGGCCGCAGCGGCTTCGCGATTCTGCTGTTTCAGGACATTGCAGCGATTCCGCTGCTGGCGCTCGTTGCAGCGTTGGCACCGACCACCAGTGCGCCGGTCAGTTCGGCATGGCTCGCCACTGGCAAAGCGATTGCCGCGATACTCATCGTCATTGTGCTGGGCAGTTTTCTGATTCGGCCGTTGCTGCGACTGGTGGCGCGCACGCATTTGCGCGAACTGTTCACCGCCACCGCGCTGCTGCTGGTGCTGGGCGTTGCCGCGCTGATGGCAGCGGCCGGCTTGTCGATGGCGCTCGGGGCGTTTCTCGCCGGGGTGCTGCTGGCAAGTTCGGAATACCGACACGCGCTGGAAACCGATCTGGAGCCGTTCAAAGGTCTGTTGCTCGGTTTGTTTTTTGTCGCGGTCGGCATGACCATGGATTTTGCCTTGCTGTTGTCACGGCCGATCATCGTCGCCGGTTTGCTGCTCGGCCTGCTGTTCATCAAATTTTTGTTGCTGTGGTGGCTGGCAAAACGGCTGGACATCACCGCCGCGCATCGGCCGTGGTTTGCCGTGCTGCTCAGTCAGGGCAGCGAGTTTGCCTTTGTCATCTTCACGCTGGCCCAGCAACAGCAGGTGTTGAGCAGCAACTGGGCCGGGGCACTCAGTCTCACCGTTGCGCTGTCGATGGCGAGTACACCGCTGCTACTGATGGCCGTTGCCCGTTGGCAGCGCGCGCGGCCATCACAACGCGCCGCGGATACCATCGAGCCGCCGGCGGATGCCACGGTGATCATCGCCGGCTTTGGCCGCTTTGGTCAGGTTATCGGTCGGCTGTTGTTTGCCAGTGGCATCAAGGCGGTGGTGCTCGATCACGATCCGGATCAGATTCAGTTTTTGCGCAAATTCGGTTTCACCGTGCATTACGGTGATGCGACCCGGCTCGATCTGCTGCAGGCCGCCGGCGCCGACCGGGCCCGGCTGCTGATCAATGCCATCGATGACGTCAACGACAATCTCGCGCTGGTTGACAAGGTGCGGGCACATTTTCCGCAGCTGGCCATTCTGGCGCGCGCCCGCAACGTCAGCCACTACTACGAATTGCGTCAGCGCGGCGTCGAAGTGCTGGAGCGGGAAACGTTTGAGTCGGCGCTGCGGCTCGGTCGGCGCGCGCTGGAACAATTGGGCCACGACGCCCATCACGCCCGCGAACTGGCGGACCGTTTCCGTCGGCACAATCTGCAAACACTGACCGCACTGCAACGCCACCTGACCGACGAAGCCAGCCGGCTCAGTCTGGCAAAAGCCGCGCGCACGGAACTGGAAGCGCAATTTGAACGCGACCGCCAGCAGCTGGTCAGAGCGCATGGCGAGATCTGGACAGCGGCCGTTTCCCGCGCGCCCGAATCCGAATCCGGTAAGGCAGAATCCGTCGTGCGCCCTACGGCAACGGAATAA
- a CDS encoding LysR family transcriptional regulator: MALTDRLADMAVFAKVVDASGFSTAARDLDLSKAAVSKAVARLETHLGVRLLNRTTRKLTPTEAGIAFHAYCRQVVTQAEEAEQHLGQLQSAPRGTLRLAVPLSFGLAQVTKVLPNFQHRYPEVEVDLVFIDGALDMVAGAFDLAIEVGEPADSSLIARRLTTSRNVIVASPDYIARNGAPQTPADLARHPCLMTFCQFDGMWEFVGHGRSESVYVSGPFRSNFLMGMREAALAGQGIARMPSFCVADDLASGRLKCLFDDWTHKSEGIYALYPHRKHLPAKVKAAVDFFLEAYGDNPYWDEVLANDQCHC, from the coding sequence ATGGCACTGACCGACCGTCTGGCCGACATGGCCGTTTTCGCCAAGGTGGTGGATGCCTCCGGCTTTTCCACTGCCGCCCGCGATCTGGACTTGTCCAAGGCCGCGGTCAGCAAGGCGGTGGCCCGGCTGGAAACCCACCTCGGGGTCCGGCTGCTGAACCGGACCACCCGCAAGCTGACGCCGACCGAAGCCGGCATCGCCTTCCATGCCTATTGCCGGCAGGTGGTCACCCAAGCCGAAGAGGCCGAGCAGCATCTGGGTCAGCTGCAGTCGGCGCCGCGCGGCACGCTGCGGCTGGCGGTGCCGCTGTCGTTTGGTCTCGCCCAGGTCACCAAGGTGTTGCCGAATTTCCAGCACCGCTATCCGGAAGTGGAAGTGGATCTGGTGTTCATCGACGGCGCCCTCGACATGGTCGCCGGTGCATTCGATCTGGCGATCGAAGTGGGCGAGCCGGCCGACTCCAGTTTGATTGCCCGTCGGCTGACTACGTCGCGCAATGTCATCGTTGCCAGCCCCGATTACATCGCCCGCAATGGCGCGCCGCAAACACCGGCCGATCTGGCCCGGCACCCGTGTCTGATGACGTTCTGCCAGTTCGACGGCATGTGGGAGTTTGTTGGTCACGGCCGCAGCGAATCGGTCTATGTCTCGGGCCCGTTCCGCAGCAATTTCCTGATGGGCATGCGCGAAGCGGCACTGGCCGGTCAGGGCATCGCCCGGATGCCGAGCTTCTGCGTCGCCGACGATTTGGCCAGTGGTCGGTTGAAATGCCTGTTCGACGACTGGACCCATAAATCGGAAGGCATTTACGCCCTGTACCCGCATCGCAAACATCTGCCGGCCAAAGTCAAAGCGGCGGTCGATTTCTTTCTCGAAGCCTATGGCGACAACCCGTACTGGGATGAAGTGCTGGCCAACGACCAATGCCATTGCTGA